From Serratia fonticola:
AGCGAAGGCGCTACCGTGGTGTTCCTTGACGAGTACAAAAATAAAGACGGCGATCCGATGGGGGTCATCATCCAGAAGAAAGATGGCGGTTATCTGTATACCACTACCGATATTGCCTGCGCCAAATACCGTTTCGAGACCCTGGGTGCCGATCGTGTTCTGTATTACATCGACTCGCGCCAGCATCAGCACCTGATGCAAGCCTGGACTATCGTGCGCAAAGCAGGTTACGTGCCAGACTCCGTCTCGCTGGAACACCACATGTTCGGCATGATGCTGGGTAAAGACGGCAAGCCGTTCAAGACCCGTTCAGGCGGCACCATCAAACTCTCCGATCTGCTGGATGAAGCCGTTGAACGCGCCAGCAAACTGATTGCCGAGAAGAACCCGGACATGCCTGCCGACGAAATGCAGAACGTGGCGAACGCGGTCGGCATCGGTGCGGTGAAATATGCCGATCTGTCGAAAAGCCGTACCACGGACTACATCTTCGATTGGGATAACATGCTGACCTTCGAGGGCAACACCGCGCCGTATATGCAGTATGCCTATACCCGCGTCGCCTCGGTGTTCAAGCGTGCTGGCGTGGATGAAAGCAACCTGACGCTGCCGTTGGTGATGACCGAAGAACGTGAAGTCGCGCTGGCAACTCGCCTGCTACAGTTCGAAGAAACCCTCACCGTGGTCGCCCGTGAAGGTACGCCGCACGTGATGTGTACCTACCTGTACGACCTGGCGGGGCTGTTCTCTGGCTTCTACGAGCATTGCCAGATCCTCAATGCCGAAAGCGAAGAAGCTCGTCAGAGCCGCCTGAAGTTGGCTCTGCTGACCGCTAAAACATTGAAAACCGGTCTGGATACGCTCGGGATCGAAACTGTCGAACGCATGTAATCCCATTCGATAGCCGTAAAAAAGGTCGCGTTAGCGACCTTTTTGTTATCTGGTGATTAGCGGTGGGAAATCAGTCTACCCGCCGAGCAAAGTCTCTAGGGCGGAAACCAAGGATCCCCAACACCGCGAAGTAGGCAACAATCCCCGCAGCCACCACGACCGACAGACGCAGTAAGCGAGCCAGCATATTGCCCTGATCCCATTCCGGCATCAGCCACATCACGCCAAGCAATACCGCTGCCATCACCAGCACGGCGACTACCAGCTTGAACAGGAACATCGCCCAGCCGGGTTGCGGTTGGAAAATATCCTGCTTGCGCAGTTGCCAATACAGCAGCGAAGCATTCAGACAGGCCCCCAAACCAATCGACAGCGAAAGCCCGGCATGCTTCAGTGGACCAATAAATATCAGGTTCATCACCTGGGTCAGGATCAGCGTAATGATGGCAATTTTGACCGGCGTTTTGATGTCCTGGCGCGAGTAGAAACCCGGTGCCAGCACTTTCACTACGATCAGGCCCATCAAACCAACCGAATAGGCCACCAGCGCGCGCTGGGTCATCGCCGCATCAAAGGCGGAGAACTTGCCGTACTGAAACAACGAAACGGTTAGCGGCTTGGCCAGGATGCCTAACGCAATGGCACTCGGCAAAGCCAGCACAAAACACAGACGAAGGCCCCAGTCCATCAGGCGGTTATATTGGTCATGGTTACCGCTGGAGAAGCTCTTCGCCAAGGACGGGAGCAGAATGGTTCCCAATGCCACGCCCAATACCCCAGACGGGAACTCCATCAGGCGGTCGGCGTAATACATCCACGAAACTGAGCCGGAGACCAGGAACGAGGCGAAGATGGTATTGATGATCAGCGAGATCTGGCTGACCGAAACCCCCAGGATCGCTGGCCCCATCTGGCGCATCACACGCCATACGCCAGCGTCATTCAGCTTCAGGCGCGGCAATACCAGCATGCCGATTTTCTTGAGGTGCGGTAATTGATAACCCAGTTGCAGTACGCCCCCCACTACCACCGCCCAGGCCAAAGCCAGCACCGGCGGATTGAAGTACGGCGCGGCAAATAGCGCAAAGCCGATCATGCTGACGTTCAACAGTGTTGGCGCAAAGGCCGGGATGGAGAAACGGTTCCAGGTGTTGAGGATCGCCCCCACCAGCGAGGCCAGTGAAATCAGCAGAATATAAGGGAAGGTGATACGTAACAGCGACGAGGTCAGGGCAAACTTATCCGGCGTATCGGTAAAACCAGGAGCCGTAATAAAGATCACCCAGGGCGCAGCCAGCATACCAAGCACGGTCACTACCGCCAGTACCAGCGTCAGCAGGCCAGAAACGTAGGCAACAAAGGTGCGCGTCGCCTCTTCCCCCTGCTGGCTTTTGTATTCCGCCAGGATCGGCACAAACGCCTGGGAGAAAGCCCCTTCCGCAAAGATGCGGCGTAAAAGGTTTGGCAGCTTGAACGCCACAAAGAAAGCATCCGTAGCCATCCCTGCCCCGAAAACGCGTGCCACGATGGCATCACGCGCAAAGCCCAGCACCCGTGAAAACATGGTCATCGAGCTAACGGCTGCCAGTGATTTAAGTAGATTCATGTGGTTTTTCTGATGAGTACGACGGGTAAATATCAACGCCTGCATTGGCAGGCGTCAGTTGAGTGGCGTTAGTCTACGGCTCCACGCCGTTAATAGCTACCGCCATATGTTACATGGGGTTAACTGGCATCACGCAGCATTTTCTCGATCAATCGCTGGGCGTAAATGGCCTGTTCTCCGGCGGTTTCTGGCACGGTCTGGTTGCTGATGGACTGAATAAAATGGTGTACCGCACCGGCAAAACCGCGTTGTTCCAGCGTGGTTTGCCAGCCTGGGGCTGGTTTTTCGAGCACGCCTTGCGGGTCTTCCCGCAGCCATTGGCGCATATCGTTCAGTTGATAGACCGCGCCGTTGGTGACTGCCTGCACGCTCTCCCGTTGGCTGCCAGCACGCCGGTGCATGCTGGTCGTAACGATGGTGTCACCGCAGGCAAAGTGGTGTTCCGCGTAAAGCATCTCGCCCGCTTCGTTTGCGCGCAACTGGCCACTCTGCAAGCTGGCGTTCCCGCCTCCCAACCACAGCGCGGTATCCACCACGTGCAGATAGTCATCCAGCAAGGTAAAACGCAGATCCTTGGGTCCTACGCTATTGGCGCGGTGTTTATCCATACGGATCGAAGCCGGTAGCTGCATTTG
This genomic window contains:
- the argS gene encoding arginine--tRNA ligase, with protein sequence MNIQALLSDKVSQALIAAGAPADCEAQVRQSAKAQFGDYQANGVMSVAKNLGMPPRQLAEKVVQLLDLGDISSKVEIAGPGFINIFLNSEWVARQADATLGAAKLGIAPVKQQTIVIDYSAPNVAKEMHVGHLRSTIIGDAAARTQEFLGHKVIRANHVGDWGTQFGMLIAYLEKMQNEHASDMGLSDLEQFYREAKKNYDEDEDFALRARGYVVKLQGGDEYCLKMWRKLVDITMAQNQLTYNRLNVTLTEDDVMGESLYNAMLPGIVADLKAKGLAVESEGATVVFLDEYKNKDGDPMGVIIQKKDGGYLYTTTDIACAKYRFETLGADRVLYYIDSRQHQHLMQAWTIVRKAGYVPDSVSLEHHMFGMMLGKDGKPFKTRSGGTIKLSDLLDEAVERASKLIAEKNPDMPADEMQNVANAVGIGAVKYADLSKSRTTDYIFDWDNMLTFEGNTAPYMQYAYTRVASVFKRAGVDESNLTLPLVMTEEREVALATRLLQFEETLTVVAREGTPHVMCTYLYDLAGLFSGFYEHCQILNAESEEARQSRLKLALLTAKTLKTGLDTLGIETVERM
- the murJ gene encoding murein biosynthesis integral membrane protein MurJ; its protein translation is MNLLKSLAAVSSMTMFSRVLGFARDAIVARVFGAGMATDAFFVAFKLPNLLRRIFAEGAFSQAFVPILAEYKSQQGEEATRTFVAYVSGLLTLVLAVVTVLGMLAAPWVIFITAPGFTDTPDKFALTSSLLRITFPYILLISLASLVGAILNTWNRFSIPAFAPTLLNVSMIGFALFAAPYFNPPVLALAWAVVVGGVLQLGYQLPHLKKIGMLVLPRLKLNDAGVWRVMRQMGPAILGVSVSQISLIINTIFASFLVSGSVSWMYYADRLMEFPSGVLGVALGTILLPSLAKSFSSGNHDQYNRLMDWGLRLCFVLALPSAIALGILAKPLTVSLFQYGKFSAFDAAMTQRALVAYSVGLMGLIVVKVLAPGFYSRQDIKTPVKIAIITLILTQVMNLIFIGPLKHAGLSLSIGLGACLNASLLYWQLRKQDIFQPQPGWAMFLFKLVVAVLVMAAVLLGVMWLMPEWDQGNMLARLLRLSVVVAAGIVAYFAVLGILGFRPRDFARRVD
- a CDS encoding Gfo/Idh/MocA family protein, translated to MSKLRIGVVGLGGIAQKAYLPILSQAVDWQLVGGFSPNQQKAQPVCDSYRMPYFSRLDSLAQQCDAVFVHSSTASHFQVVGELLAQGVHVYVDKPLAETLDQGEQLIELAAKQGVALMVGFNRRFAPLYRQLKQQMQLPASIRMDKHRANSVGPKDLRFTLLDDYLHVVDTALWLGGGNASLQSGQLRANEAGEMLYAEHHFACGDTIVTTSMHRRAGSQRESVQAVTNGAVYQLNDMRQWLREDPQGVLEKPAPGWQTTLEQRGFAGAVHHFIQSISNQTVPETAGEQAIYAQRLIEKMLRDAS